The genomic region GCCACTTGCTTTCGCTGCTCACGATGAACTGGTCAATCATGGTCTGGGCACCGTTGGCGAAGTCGCCGAACTGCGCTTCCCAGATCACCAGAGCCGTAGGGTTGGCCATGGCGTAGCCGAATTCGAAGCCCAGCACAGCGTACTCGCTCAGCAGCGAGTTGTAGATGCTCAGCTTCTCCTGGCCTTCGCCAATGTAGTTGAGCGAGTTGTACGGGGCCGAGGTTTCGGCGTCGTGCAACACGGCGTGGCGGTGCGAGAACGTGCCGCGTTGCACGTCCTGGCCGCTTACGCGCACAATATGCTTCTCGTCGAGCAGGGAGCCGTAGGCCAGCAGCTCGCCGGCGGCCCAGTTCAGCATGCGCGTTTCGAAGAACATCTTCTTGCGCTCCTCCATCAGCTTTTCAATCTGCTTCAGGGGGCGGAAGCCTTCGGGCAGCGTGGTCAGGGCCTTGCCTACTTTGGCCACCACTTCCTCGCTGATGCCCGTTTCCGGCGACTTCTCGAAGTCCTCGGGCTTGCTGCGGCGCAGGCTGCGCCACTCGTTTTCGAGGGGCTGGTAGTTGTAGGGCAGCGGCTTCTGCTTCACCATATCCAGGCGGGCCTGCAGGGTGTCGCGGAACTCCTTGTCCATCTGCTGGGCCAGCTGCGCGTCCACGTCGCCGCGCTGCACCAGCATGGCGTTGTACACCTCGCGGGGGTTCTGGTGCTTGCTGATGAGGTTGTAGAGCGTGGGCTGGGTGAACTTGGGCTCGTCCGACTCGTTGTGGCCGTGGCGGCGGTAGCACACCATATCAATGAAGATATCGGCGTGGAACTGCTGGCGGTACTCGGTGGCGAGGCGCACAGCAAACACCACGGCTTCGGGGTCGTCGCCGTTCACGTGCAGCACCGGCGCGTCGATGATCTTCGCGAGGTCGGTGCTGTAAATCGAAGAGCGGGCGTCCTCGAAATCGGTGGTGAAGCCCACCTGGTTGTTGATCACGAAGTGCAGCGTGCCACCGGTGCGGTAGCCTTCCAGCAGCGACATCTGGGTCAGCTCGTAGCCGATGCCCTGGCCGGCCAGCGCCGCGTCTCCGTGGATGAGGATGGGCAGAATCTGGTGGTAGTCGCCGCCGTACTGGTGCTCAATTTTAGCGCGCACGAAGCCTTCCACTACCGGGTTCACCGCCTCCAGGTGGGAGGGGTTGGGGGCCAGCTTCAGGTTGACCTTGCGGCCACCCTCCGTTTCTACCTCCGACGAGTAGCCCATGTGGTACTTCACGTCGCCGTCGCCCATGGTCAGGTCCGGTACGGCCGTTCCCTCGAATTCCGAAAAGATCTGCTCGTAGGTTTTGCCCATGATGTTGGCCAGCACGTTCAGGCGGCCGCGGTGCGCCATGCCCAGCATTACCTCCTGCACGCCCAGCTCCGAGGCCTTATTAATAATAGCGTCGAGGGCCGGAATGGTGGTTTCGCCGCCTTCCAGCGAGAAGCGCTTCTGGCCCAGGAACTTCGTGTGCAGGAAGTTCTCGAACACCACCGCCTCGTTCAGCTTCTTGAGAATGCGCTTCTTGTACTCCACGCCGGGGTTGAAGCTCAGCGAGTCCTTCTCCACTTTCTCGCGGAACCAGTCGAGCACCTGCGGGTCGCGGATATACATATACTCGAAGCCGATGGTGCGGGTGTACACCTTCTGCAAGGCGGCCACAATCTCGCGTAGCGTGGCTTCCGAGCCCAGGCCCAGCACTTCGCCGTTCTTGAATTTGGTATCGAGGTCGGCGTCGCTCAACCCGAAGTCGGCAATGCTCAGGCGGGCCTTTCGGTCCTTCCGCTCACGCACCGGGTTGGTTTTAGCCACTAAGTGGCCGCGGCTGCGGTAGGCGTGAATGAGGTTGCGCACCTGCGTTTCCTTGTCGGCAGCCACCGTATCCACGGCCCGGATGGCCCCGGCTTGGTTGGTGCTGGCAGGCGTGGTCAACACGCCTTCGCCGTCGGCTTGCGGAATACCACCTTCGGGGTACTGCTGGGCGAAGTCGAAGCCTTCAAAGAATTTCTGCCAGCTCGCATCTACCGACTGCGGGTCGGCCTTATAAGACTGGTACAGGTTGTCGAGGTAGTCGCCGTGGGCGTTGGCGATATAGGAGTTGGCGTCCATGCGGTGGGAGATGGTAGTGTCAGGGGGTAAAGATAAATAGCCTGATCAGGAAGTAAAAACTGATATTCGCATGTGCAAATAAACCTTACCATCAATAATATAATTCCAATTCGTTGGTTAATCGGACTACGGGTAGCCAATCTATCAAATAAAAGAGAAAAGCCGTTTCTATTCGGTAGAAACGGCTTTTCGTAGGATTCAGGTATTTACTACTGAGGCAACGCCATCTTGAAGATGTAGTAGGGCTGGTCCTGCTTGCCGATGCCTTTGTTCCAGGTGGCGGTTTTGTGGATGGCCGAGGTGGTCACGTACAGGGTTTTGCCGTCGCCGGAGAAGGCAAACGTATCGGGCCACTCCAAGCGTGGGTCCTGCACCACCGTCTCGATTTTGCCGGCCGGCGTGCGGCGCTTGATGGAATGATCCTCGAAGGCACTCAGGTACAGATTGTTCTGGGCGTCGATTTCCATCCCGTCGGAGGCGGGCACTTTGCCCAGGTCCTCGATCTGCGAGGCCAGTTGGGCATCGGTGAGGGCCGGGTTGCGCAGGGCTTCCGTCTTAATGCGGAACAGGGTGTAGCTAGTCAGCGGCTTCCAGTAGAGGTATTGCATATCCTGGCTCAGGGCAATACCGTCGGCGTTGAACTGGGCGCGCTTGCCGGTGGGGTCCAGTAGCTCCTTGCCATCGGCCTTGATGTTGAGCGTAGTGTCGCCCATCATCGACGAGTGGCCCGCCAGCAGCTTGCGCGCCTTCCCCGACTTCAGATCCACCACCACCAGACTGCCCACGCCCGACTCGGTGATGTAGGCGTACTGGTTCTGGGTGTCGATGCGCACGTCGTTGAGGTAGGATTTGCGCGAGGCCACGCTTTCCGGGATGCTGATGTTCTGCACCACTTTGTCGGTTTTAGGGTCAATCTTGACCAGTTTGGGGCCGCCGGGCACGGTGCCCTTTATGCCGGGCGAGGCCGGGTCGAGCACCCACAGCATGCCGGTTTTATCGGCGTGCACGCTCTGGGGACAGATCCAGTGCTTTTGGGGCTCGTTTTTCACGGTCTCGTTCCAGGCGCACCAGTCGGCGTCGGGGTAGCCTTTCACGGAGCCGTCGGGCATCACCTCGGCAATGGGATTCACGGGGTTGTTGTCCCAGCGCGGGAAGTCGGCAAACACGCGGCCGTCGGGCAGCACGGCCACACCCACCATCTGCGGCTCCCGGAACTGGGCCACCACCTGCAGCGGCGAGTTGGCCGGCGCAACGGGCGCGGCCGTCTGGGTAGAGTCAGAAGAAGCGGCGGTGCCAGCGGCATCGGTAGCGGGCGAGGAGGGCGAAGAGCAAGCTGGCAACAAGGCCGCGGCCAACAGGCCCGTTGCCAGCCAGGAGTTCCGGTCAGGCAATGAGGAAGGGAAAGACATAGAAAGCAGTAGTTGGGAAATTAAGGCCAAGAGGCGGCGAAAAACCGGCTTCAATTCCATACGCGCACCCCGTCGAAGGGTTCCTGCCTTACCTGCAACCCTTTTCCTGATGCAGCCGTATGCGCCGGTCCTGAACAAGTAGCGGCTCTATCGGTTTTACTAAAACAGTTAGCAACAGGTGAAAAACCCGGTTCAAAAAAAAGTGTTACCTTTGAGCCCTCCAAAAAGCCAATATTTTACAAGTGCAATTGATTATAATTTTTATCTATATTTAGATCATAAAACGTCTTCCACTTGCTTGTTTTCGGCTTTTCAGGCCGCTGAATATACCTTACAGAGTGTTTTTACGCTGCTAATGCAGCTGGCGCACTTACCCAATAGCCGAGTCGGGCCGGCTGTCCATTCTCTCCGGACAAGAAGCGAGAGTCCACGAACCCAAACGTCATGTCCCTTGCCTTATTCCTATTAACCCTCCTCTTCCCACCCCATACTCTCACTGACTCGGCTCTTGCGCTGCCATCCACCATTGCCAGCATCAGCCCCCGTCCGGTACAGCTTCTGGTACCGGTGACGCCCATGCGGCGGCCCAC from Hymenobacter canadensis harbors:
- a CDS encoding 2-oxoglutarate dehydrogenase E1 component yields the protein MDANSYIANAHGDYLDNLYQSYKADPQSVDASWQKFFEGFDFAQQYPEGGIPQADGEGVLTTPASTNQAGAIRAVDTVAADKETQVRNLIHAYRSRGHLVAKTNPVRERKDRKARLSIADFGLSDADLDTKFKNGEVLGLGSEATLREIVAALQKVYTRTIGFEYMYIRDPQVLDWFREKVEKDSLSFNPGVEYKKRILKKLNEAVVFENFLHTKFLGQKRFSLEGGETTIPALDAIINKASELGVQEVMLGMAHRGRLNVLANIMGKTYEQIFSEFEGTAVPDLTMGDGDVKYHMGYSSEVETEGGRKVNLKLAPNPSHLEAVNPVVEGFVRAKIEHQYGGDYHQILPILIHGDAALAGQGIGYELTQMSLLEGYRTGGTLHFVINNQVGFTTDFEDARSSIYSTDLAKIIDAPVLHVNGDDPEAVVFAVRLATEYRQQFHADIFIDMVCYRRHGHNESDEPKFTQPTLYNLISKHQNPREVYNAMLVQRGDVDAQLAQQMDKEFRDTLQARLDMVKQKPLPYNYQPLENEWRSLRRSKPEDFEKSPETGISEEVVAKVGKALTTLPEGFRPLKQIEKLMEERKKMFFETRMLNWAAGELLAYGSLLDEKHIVRVSGQDVQRGTFSHRHAVLHDAETSAPYNSLNYIGEGQEKLSIYNSLLSEYAVLGFEFGYAMANPTALVIWEAQFGDFANGAQTMIDQFIVSSESKWQRMNGVVLQLPHGYEGQGPEHSNARPERFLQLAAENNIIVANMTTPANFFHALRRQLTWEFRKPLVVMSPKSMLRHPLCVSPVEEFTSGHFREVLGDVYADAKKVKRVLLCSGKVYFDLLDEQQQSGRTDVAIVRLEQLHPFPKKQLDAELAKYPKAKLYWVQEEPENMGYWNYLLRFMRRELEDVISRKPSASPATGYNKVHVKEQKDIVARAFDKPKEAVADDNIKATAEVAKKQD
- a CDS encoding SMP-30/gluconolactonase/LRE family protein, which codes for MSFPSSLPDRNSWLATGLLAAALLPACSSPSSPATDAAGTAASSDSTQTAAPVAPANSPLQVVAQFREPQMVGVAVLPDGRVFADFPRWDNNPVNPIAEVMPDGSVKGYPDADWCAWNETVKNEPQKHWICPQSVHADKTGMLWVLDPASPGIKGTVPGGPKLVKIDPKTDKVVQNISIPESVASRKSYLNDVRIDTQNQYAYITESGVGSLVVVDLKSGKARKLLAGHSSMMGDTTLNIKADGKELLDPTGKRAQFNADGIALSQDMQYLYWKPLTSYTLFRIKTEALRNPALTDAQLASQIEDLGKVPASDGMEIDAQNNLYLSAFEDHSIKRRTPAGKIETVVQDPRLEWPDTFAFSGDGKTLYVTTSAIHKTATWNKGIGKQDQPYYIFKMALPQ